GAATAGACCACTCATGGATGTGGTACTGGATGAATTTACTTGAGCAATATGAGAGACTAGGGAATGAGTTGTGAATATGGCTTCTTTTAGATGGCTTTTTCAGGGGAATGTAATGGAAAAATGTAGTCCCTTTGGATCGAATATcattggggaaaaaaaatttagaataacATTTGGTACTGTTTTCCTACTGGTGtgatgatgtatttgaagtgAAAAAACGATAATTAAAAGGATAAAAACACATTTACGCTAGGATACAAAAATTCTAAAAGTCGATTTTCCAACCAAAGAAAGGTATTCTAGAAaaacatattaaaaaaaaggaatcatAAATCGctaatcccccccccccccaccccccaaaaaaaatttccGCTAATCCCACTCATAGACGTATAGATGATCTTGCTGGTTCGGGCTTCTGCCTAAATGCATGCAAATGTTCCCCTTGAGCGATCTCCTAAATTTCCAAATAGACTAGAATTCTTCAAGTTAGCCCCGATATTTTAAGGAAAGTAATTAAAATGACAACAGATTttagaagatgaagaaaattgTTGCAAAATGTTCCTAGAGTGAGAATTATTTTCAGCAGTTATAAAGTGGAAAGAAGCCATTGCTAATTTGTCATGCGTTTCAAGTTCAaattaaactaaaaataattcatCGTATGCCTCAATTTGTTTTTTAGGCTATTCAGTTACATTTTTTTACTAGGTCAATGTTTTTTAAAGAGTTCTATTATAAATCGAATATGACTTGGTCTACTTACTAAAAAAGAAATTCGAAATCATAGATattttagattcaaatttctcttttccgtttctatttcttaaatctcactcCTCCCCTATTGGGGTTGGGTTTGTCTCCGCTTTTTAAATCTCACCTCTATCCTGatagagttaaaaaaaaaaaaaaaaagagttttcaTTACAAAAACAATTAAATTAAAGGGTAgtaggtgtaatttttgaaaccttatAGGCattcaatgaaatttttgaaaactttaggGAAGGTTTCTAAAATCATCCCCATTTTCGAGGGTCAAATTTGTGGGTTCAATCGTCACATACACATATCTTGGAgggttttattaaaatttaccCGTTTTaattctcatgatttctactaaATGGGTTTGATAAACCCATAAACCCCCAACGCCTCAGCAAGCCTCCCTGTGCCTGTTACAGGTTCCTTTCAGATTGCCGTTTGAGGTACATTTCGAGTTTGAGACTTTTTCCTGTTCGTTTCATCTTGATATTAAACTTCTTATCTTTTACTGAAGTATTAAATTCTGGTATAACCCTTTTCATGACATTAGAGTTTGAATTTATTGGGGAACACAAACTCTTGACATTTTCAGAGAAAAATCCAGTCTTGTTTCTTATTCAGGAGGGCAAATATCATCGGTCTGGGAAAtaattacttcatttttcttgtttataTGCAAATTCTTTGCTATTATTTTGTTCCTTCATGCCGTTACTGGAATAATAATGAATTCTTGGCTTTTGCAGACTTGAAAGATCCCCGTATTCCCCTTATAAAACATAGAGgacaaagaaaaaataaaattacccACCGTTTCAAGTTAAATTTATCTTATTATTGGATTAAATGGTGCACGTTTTATGCCCTTAATGGTTATTGCTGATGTTGGGGTGCATAATTTTGATAACCAGATGGCCCTAAGAGGTGTGTGGCAGTTAAACAAGCTGATTGTGAGCTATAGTGACTGGGGTGGAAGTAGTAGAGGCCTCAGGTAtgcttttcttaattgcttttGCATTTCTTGCTTTTGTATTTAGAACTTTTACCTGTACAAATTTCTTttatgacttgacttgattacaTGTACGATATGATTTTGTCGTTGATTCAACCACAGGAAACTAACAGAATATACTCAAAAGGACAAAAATTTGatctttttacttttcaaatcCCAGTTAGCAGCAATCACCTGAGAATCAGTAAATCTGTACATGACAAATTTATCTTCTTGACTGTGTGATAGCTCTTTAGTTTAGATTAGCATATTCTGAGGAGAATGTTCCAATTATAGCTCCTCGATGTATTATCTTAAgtcaattttagtgattttagaTTCTTATTTTTGCATTTCGTTTGATGTTGAAGGTTTATTTGATATGTATGGTCAATGTCATTTGTTCTCTTATGATACAAAGTGATTTTCAATTGTATAGATAATACTGGATTTCTTTCACCAGAGCAATGGATACATGACATGTCCAAATGCATGTAGATTGATTGCTACCACAATGTTTTGTAGGTTACGAACTTCTATTACCGTGAGGACTATAGAGGTTAAAAGGGATAACATTGAATACTGAATACATGTGATAGTCATTAGAAATCCTACTTGTGGCAACATAAGGAACTCTAAGTTAAATTGTGCCCACTCATTTTTCTTGTTATGTAAGAGGATACTTTATATGACACAGGCCCTAATTCAATCATACTCCAAAAATCTGTATATCTGGACCAATTCCAACTTTACAGTGCAAGTTCCTATGCTACTATTTCTGTCCAATCTTTTAAATATGTATTAAAGGAATGGTTAAATTATAGTCTACTTGGCATTTTTGCTGCTTTTGAATGGCATTTTGACTGTCCAAGATGTGGTCTTATAATACAATTTGTTTAGCTTATATAAAAAGCGAGTTTTCCCTGCTTTAGATTAGTTATCTGCTAGTTTACAAGCACAGTTtcaccaaaagaaaaacaattttggtaagaaaaatatCATTAATATAATCTGAATGATGAAGGACAATTCTCTTTAATCTAAATGGGAGGGAATAGGAAATAAAAAGTTGTAGATTCCTGTCATCTTGAAAGGACTAACCATGTCCGTAACACACCAGGGCATTCATGGAATCTCATTTGCCAGCATTTAAAGAGATTAATCCCCAGCTGGAGGTGGTAACTGAGCTTAATCGTGGTCAGCATCCATATTTGAAGGGACTATACCGTAAGAACATCTTTACAATCTTGACAAACCAGTTCTCTGGAATTAATGTTTCATTCTTAGTCTATGCCTTGAATTTCACTTCGTTTCAATCTCTCTACTTTTTGTAATTTTAGCCCCTTAGACACAGATCAAAAGGATATATGGTTGCAAAGTTCAGTAATAGCTTGAAATAACATGCATGTCTTTGTAAATGCACCTTCAGAGCTTTGTGTCAATACGACTAATTAATGAAATTGTATCTGTTGATCTCATTGATTATGCCTATCCAGCTGCAAAACTAATGGATGCACCTGGACAGAGGTTATTCTGTACCTTACTACCACAGAAACATTTTTGTATACTAATTTACCCTGAGCTGCTGATTGTGACACTGGCAGTCAAAGCCCATTGAGATTTAATAGATGGGATTGGTTTAGGTTCCTTTGTCTTGTCATCTCTCAAAATGTGTTATATTGCATCTACTGCTCCAAGTGGAAGTGTAATTTATCTACAAATATTTTTAGCATAGCTATTTCATCTCTTAATTGCTAAAGACAGTCAGAGTCATATTATATGTGGTATGTACACTTTGCTTTTTCTGCACTTTAATATGTCTTGAAGGTAAGAGCAGTTGCCTTTTACTTGAAACATAACTTTGTGGCTTCTTGATACATAACTTTGTGGCTCgttgaaatatttttctttttaaattaatttggCAAGTCTCATTAAGGCAACGGTTAGGTTTCATGAGTTTCCCTTTTGAGATGGCTTTTCATTTGCTTTATAACCAGGTAACAAGAATGAGAGGGTTGTATCAGTTAAAAACATGACACCAGAAGATATACTTCTCTGTGCAACCAGGCTAAGAAATTCACTTGGAAGAAAGGTGGTCAAGTTGAAGACGAGACACGTTACCAAGCACCCCAGTGTTCAAGGTACATGGACGACAGACTTGAAGATATGAGCCAAAAGAAGTTAACACAGTTTGATTCGTTCCAAGCATCTAAATTTAATACTATAATTCTTGAGAGATTAGTTATGTAACCAGCTGGCGCTTTAGTTCACGGTCGCTGCTTGAAACATTTGGACTAGTTATGATGGTGGCAGTACAGTGTAGTTTATGAGCTTTTCAGACGTTCTCTTGAATTCTGgactagttttatttttcttgcttctACGTCGCAAATTGCCACGGTTACAGGCTGAGTTGTTGCAGGGGTAAGAAACTTCCCCTGGGGAAAATGCTTTTTAGGTAGAGTTGTGATCGCAACTTTGTTATTTAGTCATGAAATGAGAGGTTGAttattaatgaaaaaaaattagggataatatcagaaacctcaggggaggtttctcttaatatcacttgACACccctaaagttttaaaaatatcacttgcctcctttacttttgttatttgtgtaacaaaatttttaaaaatcctatATTACCCTTCTACTTGCTAAATAAAAGTGCTGCTAGATCACTTTGTTTACTTCAAGAAAACcatcatttaaaaaataatttctagTAGTACTACTACTTCATAATTCTATAGTCTATAAAagtatatatttgaaaaataaaaaagacatTTGCAATGAAATACAGTTGACTAATTTAACTCTACACATTCAAAACCGATTTCTTATGAgctttatcttttttttcaaCTTCTTCCCAACTCGTGCCCAAACCTTTAAATTGTATtgattattataaaaaataactcaaaataagcaaataaatcatatCTCATTTTATCACAATTATAAAAAGGTAGCAAAATTCAATTTATTAtaattcaaatagaaaattgCACAGTCATCCAAAAAATGAGTAAGAGAGAATATTGGAGAAAAACgaaagagaagaaagtgacttttgtttcctttttttaaaaatttttagctccatttatttgatgtgtaaattatgtttcaAGTGATGGTTAATATAGTCTTTTTGCAATTACTAGGGGAAGGTAAGTGATAGTTTTGAAACCTTAGAAATGCCAGGTGATATAGGGAGAAACCTCAAGCGAGGTATCTTATATTATCCCAAAAATAACAAAGACCAGCATATGCCAAACGTAATATCTCGACTTGTTTATGATGAATGTTTCCATGGTTATGTTCTTCCTGCTGGGACTATAGTTGCAGACCTGATTTGTAGTTTCTTATCACGTAGGAGTCATCACCTGGTTTGCCTGAAAAGGATATTGCTGTCAAACTTTAGTTGGAAAATGCACCCTACTAAGATACTAAGGAGAGAAGTTGCTATATTATTGCTTCCAGCAGACTTGGATTAGAAATTTAGAATTAACAGGGCCCATCCTCTTACAACAATAGCATGACATAAGTTGAAATACAATGGAATTATGGAAACATATAAGCTTGCTTTGTATTGATTTCCTAGTTCATCAAGAACCATCATATGCTACGTTGCATGCAGGAAGAAAAGGGTAGAGataggagagaagaaaaaaatagacaGATTGACTTTCAAGCTAAATGCAGGATATTTACTTTATAAATTAACCCTCAGTAAACTAAATGTAGTCAACCATCCATTTAAGGAAAATTGGTTCAGATTTGAATAGAATGCGCCTTCTATCCAACCATAAACAACCTAGATTAgtacaaaaagaagaaaaagcacATCCTCCAAATGAGATTGCACCAAAGCTTTTTTCAGTAAATGGGCTACTATGACAGATCCTGATAAAAGTGCACCTTAAGATATGGTTAAATACACCATTTCATGAACTAAAGGAACCACATGTTAGTTCGCCAAAATGCTGAGTAATCCTGTAGCATACGAAGATGAGTATAATTAATCAGAAAAGCATGCACCTCTCCTAAATTCCTTCCgaaaggactccacagcaaatgCAATCTTCTCCAACATACCTATATATCTGTGCTATTCTCACTACAAAATTGTTAATATGGGGTTAAAACCCCCTAAAAAGACGAGTAATATTACAGTGCATTCCTCTCTGGGAATACTTGAAAGGTTGTACAGTTCCACATCATATTTCTTGAAACAATCAGCAAATGCCCAAAAATCATCATGATCATCAAACACATCCTAGTCCTGCACCTCATGCATCACTAGCACCACCACCAGCCTCAGCAGCTTTTTTCTCCCtttgtttctccctttttttcttgttctttaatGCATTCTTGCTCAATTCTCTACATTATTGCAACACGAAGCGGAATAATTGGATTATGACAACAAATAAATCTTCATAAGAATATCAAGAGAGAAGCCAGAATCAGCATCCAAGCTGCATAGCATACTTACCCTGAAGGGCTTCCACCAAATAGCTGTaaaaacattttaaaatattgtCAAATACGGCAATCGATCAAAATATTACATGAATAATGACTATGCAAAAGCAAGAGCTTCTGACGGTAATCCTAAAGCTACATGAAATTGTCAAAATCTGTTTTACCAAAACTTAATAAGAGAATTGCAACTGGAAAAGTATACAGCAATAACTATGATACAACTGGAAAAGTGTATCATGGTTTCTTGAATTTCCTGCAAGGAAATAGTAAAAAGCAGATCTGACGAGGTGATATCTTAAGGTCTTGTATGTTGTCCAGGTATGGAACTAACTTATGTTAGTAATGGTGTATAAGTACCACAGAGAAATTATTCATATCTTTGACAGAGTCAATAACAGTATGTTGATGGCAGCACATCAAGGTAATCAACAACAGCTTTTACGTTGAAATCAGCAAGGATCACTACCCATGCGTGATCTTCATGATTAAGCACATTTCAAAGACTTTGGAAAGTCCTGCCTCTGCATAGGACATCAGTTGTATGCTATAAATGTCATCTCCGTATGTATCCATTTTTTTTAAGCGTATCCAAAATGTTTAGTTGAATTATCTTTGTTGTGTGGCTGCTTCCTAAATTTATGCATCTGAAACATCAAGTCTCTTTAGAGATCAATACAAGAAGCAGTAATAGTCATCCTCTGTGACCGTCATTTTTTGCCAAATTCcctcagtttcatcatcatAGAGCGATGCCCCAACAAGAGTGACAGTAATCTTCCTGATGAAATTCTACCTGGTGGGGACACTAGCAGTACTTGTGTTGAGAAAGAGTACATTGGGCAATCTAACCCTCAGCATAAACAATATTAGCATGCTTCTAACTGTTACGTCTTCAAATATGTGGCTCCAATTCCCTTACCATCTAGGACTAGTTGCATCTAAAAACTGTTTCGCAAAGAAGAGTTTACAGCTTCTCACCTACTGCATACGGCAGTCATGGTAGTCATCATATCAAAGATTATATGCAAGTGCAGCCAAATGAAGCAGCAACTTGTTACTTATGTTTCCCAAGTGACTCAACTGAAGTAAAATGGTATTGAGGTAATTACTTAAAGATATTTCCTTTATGTTAATACTGTAGTTCCTTTGGAGAAATATAGCTTCAGGATATCTCTAATTCATCTTGATTGCCAAGGCACCAATTAAGTTTCAAATCATAGTCAAATATGGTcatgaagatgaagaaaaattttaaaaagggatAAATGAATCACTGTTGAAGAAGAACAGGGAGAGGAAAAAACAACTGAacctaaaagaagaaaaagcagaCCAGGAGGAAAACAACTTGGAAACTTTGATTTGAACACAACTTTTGGTCCCACTAGAGTTTTGGTTATGTTAAATTGATACAAGAAGTATGTGCAAATTTTAATTATACCTGTGCCTGAACAGCTGCAGCAGCTTTAGCATGAGGTGGTCGATAAGCAGCAGGTTTCTGTGCAGGAGCATTGGCTGGTTTTGAGGAAACCTGGGAGGATTTTGACCCTTGTCCTGATAATTCCatcataatttgaaaaattattcaGTAGTAGGAAAAAGATACAAAAGTCATGCTGCTTTGGAAAAGGGGTGTTGAGTGCAAAGGAAAAGAACCTTGTGGTTTTGTTCcatcaattttcaaggattCCACGGACTTGCCCAGTTCTGCAATTTCACCAAACCTATCTGGTGATTCTGGTTTCCAGTCAGCCTGTTACTATAGCTAGCATGAATaatcaacccaaaaaaaagCAAATTTTCTGTTACAAATCCACACAAATAAGTACCAACAGCACTGACCTGATACAATTTGTCAAACATCTCTTTGAAATACAAAGATCCATTGTGGTGAAAGATTTTTATCCTTTTAAAAAGACAATAAAACCCATAATCAGGCATTAATCACCAAAAACTGCACTtttggaagagagagagagggggggggatTAATAACTCAAAAGGAACTACAGTCTCCACCTTGGCACTTCAAATTTTCCATTTCATAAAGTAATTTACTAATGTAAGCATATCCACATCAAAAGCAAGATCTAAGCCATTTTCATATTTTCAGCGCTACTACTACtgatgaatttcattaagaaaCCAAGACAGGCATGAAGTTCACAGAAAAGAGATGTAGATTGGCATACTAAACAGGGGGAAAGTTTCACTGGGTCAATTTCATGTCACTCTTGTTATCTCATTGTTCAAGGATTTTAAACAATTACAGAATCTTGATAAAATTAGGAGTCAAATCCAGATGAACCAcattaactaaaaataaaaactcttcTGCCAGTGTATGAATTTAAGTCCTTTGATAGATACCCCACCAATACACTAGGTAGTCTTAAGAAATTTGCAGCAAACTTTTACCACATCAAAGGCTTAAGTTTTGCTTGGTAAATCATTACATGGTAAACTTACAAAACTTCTCCTCCAACAAGCTAAATGACTATGAATAGCTATACTCATACCCATTGTCAACTTGTAGCCTTGGAGCTGTGGTAGCAGTCATAAAATATCGGCCATCTGGAGACCATTCACTTGTCACAGAACATTCGGCTTTTGTGGTTCCAAGCTGCTTCTTTTCCACATAATCCCAGAATGCCTACAAAGCAAAATAAAGGAGCTGGATATCATGAAGAGATCAAAATTGGTGGTACAACTTAAACTGCTGCAAAACAAAATATATTAAAGGACTTGTCACATCATAGCAAACCCTCCTATACAGTATACATCCATTCAAAAGGCAAACCAATATTTACCAAACAAAAATGTAGATAATTCATTAAAGGGAAGGAAAGACCAAATATTAATCCTGCAGCTAAAGGAAACAAGTCTTTCCAAATTCGTTTAACCACATCACATTTATTACGTAGTCACGAAAATGCAAATTCTTTTTGTATTGCTTTTTCAGTATTAAAAAGGACAGGCAAGTGATCCATACCATCAATGATTCCTATGTAGAGAAGAATAGCAACAGAGATTGACATAAGTTGGTTTacaaattttgcaaaagaaaaaactgaaACAAGATTGGACCAGCGACCATTAAGCTTTTTGGGTGTATACATGATTGTAGCAACACAGCTAAATGTCATACATAGATGTATTGCTAAAGATATAATTGTGAAAGACAATCAGTATATTTTTGTATCAAAGAGAACCTGGATATTTTATCATATCAAAGAGATGGCGAATCATCAAAGGAAGCTGCAACGCTccacaaaaggagaaaaagcaaaGAAGTATCGCCTCCAATGCCTTCTGGATGGGGTTAACATTATATCGTCCCAGAAGTTTGGCTTACTTAACAGTGCTAATTTAGGTACCATTTCTCATTTTAAACTTACACAATATTGTATACCAGAACGATGTTATCTTTACTGCACACAAAAAAATGCATCTGTCAGTCCAGATAACACAAGCATGTATTACTAGAGAGAGTCTATGTAAAATAGTCATCAGATATTCTACTTATAGTAATCAGGTTTTTTGAGTAGAATAGAAGATCCAGAGCGTACTACTCAGGACTAACGGTAGGGAAGATTGTCAAACATACTTTTTCAGCTAAAACCAACAACAGTGTTATTTCAGACTCCTAGGAGGCATCGTTTTATCCCAAAGCAAAAGGCACGCCAATACAGCATTAACAGAATAACCTCCCTTGTTGACTCTGTACTTGATGTCCagccaaccaaaaaaaaaaaaaatctaagagcTAGAGCAGTGGCGCAGAAACCAGGTTCAGTCTACTaatccctctctctctatttttccaTGCTGGGATCAACTTCATCTTAACATctatctctcactctctctGTAAAAGTATGGGCAAGAAACTAGCAACACCATCAGATTCCAATATTCTCCAATTTGTcactatttcttcttcttcttgaatACCAATGGTTCCAAAGTCGTGCTTAAATTTCTCTGTCATTACAAAGCAAGAGACCTTTAAAGAATTTGGCTCTCCCCAAGAAGCTTCCCGGAAGACCCTGCAGCTCCTTTCTTATGTAATCATGAAGATGACAAGAATAGCATTAATAAAGCAGCATAACAACCAAAGCTTCCAGACCTCACCAAAATGTTCAAGAACATTATTCACGGCAAATAAAGAAAATCGAAGTACTACATGCCATTAAAACTCAATGTAGTAAGATGCATTATCTACACAGAAAATGGTACAAAAACCTGACAGCACTTGAACTACTAATAAATGGAAGACACTTCCTTGGTAAATAACGtaaaaacaaaaagcaaacttaATAGAGCAACATACCATGTCTCCAGGCAAGTTTCCAAACCCTGCCAAGCATAAAACTGCAACGCGTAGAATTAAGGCAAAACCGATAAAA
This Coffea arabica cultivar ET-39 chromosome 3e, Coffea Arabica ET-39 HiFi, whole genome shotgun sequence DNA region includes the following protein-coding sequences:
- the LOC113737199 gene encoding large ribosomal subunit protein mL43-like, which encodes MALRGVWQLNKLIVSYSDWGGSSRGLRAFMESHLPAFKEINPQLEVVTELNRGQHPYLKGLYRNKNERVVSVKNMTPEDILLCATRLRNSLGRKVVKLKTRHVTKHPSVQGTWTTDLKI